In Pseudomonas sp. MYb327, one DNA window encodes the following:
- a CDS encoding DinB family protein, protein MNQPLSHHLLTMAYQNAWANHRLAKAWCQLSQDELAAPRVSFFPSLRATLNHILTCDWFYVDALERELRGDDPHPECYVFFKDDEPFTQASDLKREQAQVDRRLIAYCEQMRDADLGRIVTIARDTPQYDSRLRLLSHLFEHQIHHRGQVHAMLSGTSVKPPQLDEFFCAGEARLRAEDFAELGWTEALIWGH, encoded by the coding sequence ATGAATCAACCGTTGTCTCATCATTTGTTGACCATGGCGTACCAAAACGCTTGGGCCAATCACCGACTGGCCAAGGCCTGGTGTCAGTTGAGCCAGGATGAACTGGCAGCGCCCCGAGTCAGCTTCTTTCCCAGTCTGCGCGCCACGCTCAACCACATCCTTACCTGTGACTGGTTTTACGTGGATGCCCTTGAGCGTGAGTTGCGCGGCGATGATCCGCATCCCGAATGCTACGTGTTCTTCAAGGACGATGAGCCGTTCACCCAGGCGAGCGACCTCAAGCGTGAACAGGCCCAGGTCGACCGACGCTTGATTGCCTACTGCGAGCAAATGCGCGACGCGGACCTCGGCAGGATTGTGACGATTGCCCGCGACACGCCGCAATACGACAGCCGCTTGCGTCTGTTATCGCACCTGTTCGAGCATCAGATTCATCATCGTGGGCAAGTCCACGCCATGCTCAGTGGCACCTCAGTCAAGCCGCCGCAGCTGGATGAGTTTTTCTGCGCGGGCGAGGCGCGGCTGCGGGCAGAGGACTTTGCCGAGTTGGGATGGACCGAAGCGTTGATTTGGGGGCATTAA
- a CDS encoding GNAT family N-acetyltransferase, protein MDSAEILVLQASYTNPVHAEAIGLVLNSYVEDPMGGGHSLPATVLEHLPGELAKRPHAFSVLAFVGGEPAGLINCFEGFSTFACRPLVNVHDVAVVPKFRGLGLSQRMLQKVEEIARQRGCCKITLEVLEGNAVAQASYGKFGFAAGEFDPAHGRMMFWIKAL, encoded by the coding sequence ATGGATTCCGCAGAAATTCTTGTGCTTCAGGCCAGCTACACCAATCCGGTGCATGCCGAGGCGATTGGCCTGGTATTGAACAGTTACGTCGAAGATCCAATGGGTGGCGGCCATTCCTTGCCCGCCACGGTGCTGGAACATCTGCCGGGTGAACTGGCCAAGCGGCCCCATGCGTTCAGCGTGCTGGCCTTCGTCGGCGGCGAGCCTGCCGGGCTGATCAATTGCTTCGAAGGCTTTTCGACATTTGCCTGCCGGCCGCTGGTCAACGTACACGATGTGGCGGTGGTGCCGAAATTTCGCGGTCTGGGGCTGAGCCAGCGCATGCTGCAGAAGGTCGAAGAGATCGCCCGTCAGCGCGGCTGCTGCAAAATCACCCTGGAAGTGCTCGAAGGCAATGCGGTGGCCCAAGCGTCTTACGGCAAGTTCGGCTTTGCTGCGGGTGAGTTCGATCCGGCGCACGGGCGCATGATGTTCTGGATCAAGGCGCTTTGA
- a CDS encoding phosphoethanolamine transferase CptA, whose protein sequence is MAWFKRSETSAKGFDWAGFLWLFLFFWYFSGITQLLIQLTGTSGFTGFRQAFVMSAIWLAPMLLFPKQTRVMAALIGVVLWACSMASLGYFFIYQQEFSQSVIFIMFESNVSEAGEYMTQYFAWWMVLAFLAHTAFAYFLWTRLRPVYLPRGQALVAATAIVVAVIGYPLVKQTMRTGNFADGFEKFETRIEPAVPWQMAVAYHRYLDTLAGMQDMLDSASKIPPLHNLKDSMANQPATLVLVIGESTNRQRMSLYGYPRQTTPELDKLKDQLSVFDNVITPRPYTIEALQQVLTFADEDNPELYLSTPSLVSMMKQAGYKTFWITNQQTMTKRNTMLTTFSEQADEQVYLNNNRNQNAAQYDGDVIEPFNKALADAAPRKLIVVHLLGTHMSYQYRYPSTFDKFKDRNGVPAGVRDDQLPTYNSYDNAVLYNDFVVSSLIKDYAKTDPNGFLLYLSDHGEDVFDSVGHSTLGRNESKPTAPMYTIPFMAWASPKWRESHDWSFAGDLARPYSSSHLIHTWADLAGLSFDELDRSKSVVSDSFKPRPLLIGNPYERQQRPLIDFSLIKPKVAPVVSEVAQK, encoded by the coding sequence ATGGCTTGGTTTAAACGCAGCGAGACGTCTGCGAAAGGTTTCGATTGGGCAGGATTTCTCTGGCTATTCCTGTTCTTCTGGTATTTTTCCGGCATCACCCAACTGCTGATCCAATTGACGGGCACCTCCGGTTTCACCGGCTTCCGCCAAGCCTTTGTGATGAGTGCCATCTGGCTTGCGCCGATGCTGCTGTTCCCCAAGCAAACGCGTGTCATGGCTGCGCTGATCGGCGTGGTGCTGTGGGCCTGTTCCATGGCCAGCCTGGGTTACTTCTTCATCTATCAGCAGGAATTCTCGCAAAGCGTCATCTTCATCATGTTCGAGTCGAACGTGTCTGAAGCCGGCGAGTACATGACTCAGTACTTTGCCTGGTGGATGGTGCTCGCCTTCCTCGCTCACACAGCCTTTGCCTATTTCCTGTGGACACGCTTGCGCCCGGTGTACCTGCCTCGCGGCCAGGCATTGGTTGCCGCAACAGCCATTGTAGTGGCGGTGATCGGTTATCCGCTGGTCAAGCAGACGATGCGTACCGGCAATTTCGCCGACGGCTTCGAGAAATTCGAAACCCGCATCGAGCCCGCAGTGCCGTGGCAGATGGCCGTGGCCTATCACCGATATCTGGACACCCTGGCCGGCATGCAGGACATGCTCGACAGTGCCAGCAAGATCCCGCCGCTGCACAACCTCAAGGACTCGATGGCCAACCAGCCCGCGACCCTGGTGCTGGTGATTGGCGAATCCACCAACCGTCAGCGCATGAGCCTGTACGGCTACCCTCGGCAAACCACCCCGGAGCTCGACAAGCTCAAGGATCAATTGTCGGTCTTCGACAACGTCATCACCCCGCGCCCCTACACCATTGAGGCGTTGCAGCAGGTGCTGACGTTCGCCGACGAGGACAATCCCGAGCTGTACCTGTCAACGCCGTCGCTGGTGAGCATGATGAAACAGGCAGGTTACAAGACCTTCTGGATCACCAATCAGCAGACCATGACCAAGCGCAACACCATGCTCACGACCTTCTCCGAGCAGGCCGACGAGCAGGTGTACCTGAACAACAATCGCAACCAGAACGCCGCCCAGTACGATGGCGACGTGATCGAGCCCTTCAACAAGGCCCTGGCAGACGCCGCGCCGCGCAAGCTGATCGTCGTGCATTTGCTCGGCACGCACATGAGCTACCAGTACCGTTATCCTTCAACCTTCGACAAGTTCAAGGACCGCAACGGCGTTCCGGCGGGCGTGCGTGACGATCAATTGCCGACCTACAACAGCTATGACAACGCGGTGCTGTACAACGACTTCGTGGTGTCGAGCCTGATCAAGGATTACGCCAAGACTGATCCGAATGGTTTCCTGCTGTACCTCTCCGACCATGGCGAAGACGTTTTCGATTCCGTTGGGCATAGCACCCTTGGGCGCAACGAGAGCAAGCCGACTGCGCCGATGTACACCATTCCGTTCATGGCCTGGGCGTCGCCGAAATGGCGCGAAAGCCATGACTGGAGCTTTGCAGGTGATTTGGCGCGGCCGTATAGCAGCTCGCATCTGATCCATACCTGGGCGGATCTGGCGGGCCTGAGTTTCGATGAACTGGATCGCAGCAAGAGCGTGGTCAGCGACAGCTTCAAGCCACGACCGTTGCTGATCGGCAACCCTTACGAACGGCAGCAACGGCCATTGATTGACTTCAGCCTGATCAAGCCCAAAGTGGCGCCAGTGGTTTCCGAAGTCGCTCAAAAGTAG
- a CDS encoding DUF6026 family protein has product MGTVHTALPVQTLYVSIRRDELRQLKDERDQLKHELAQLRMLVQGQQPLPVTQRAPHA; this is encoded by the coding sequence ATGGGCACAGTACACACCGCACTGCCAGTACAAACCCTTTACGTCAGTATCCGCCGCGATGAATTGCGCCAGTTGAAAGACGAGCGCGATCAGTTGAAGCATGAGCTTGCGCAACTGCGCATGCTGGTCCAGGGCCAACAGCCCTTACCCGTCACCCAACGCGCTCCCCACGCCTGA
- the gnd gene encoding phosphogluconate dehydrogenase (NAD(+)-dependent, decarboxylating): MQLGIIGLGRMGGNIARRLMLNGHTTVVYDRNTAFVETLAEEGATGVADLPALVAGLAKPRAVWVMLPAGAPTEDTIDTLSTLLEAGDTIIDGGNTFYKDDIRRAKTLAEKGLHYIDVGTSGGVWGLERGYCMMIGGDAETVTRLDPLFKTLAPGMGDIPRTKDRKSDDDRAEHGYIHAGPAGAGHFVKMIHNGIEYGMMQAFAEGFDILKTKSSEILPPDQRFDLNVADIAEVWRRGSVVSSWLLDLTADALASDSKLDGYSGSVADSGEGQWTIEAAMEQAVPVPVLSNSLFSRYRSRGQGTFGDKVLSAQRFGFGGHKETAKK; this comes from the coding sequence ATGCAACTCGGGATTATTGGACTGGGCCGCATGGGCGGTAATATTGCGCGGCGCCTGATGCTCAACGGGCATACCACCGTTGTGTACGACCGCAATACCGCCTTCGTCGAGACCCTGGCTGAAGAGGGCGCTACCGGCGTCGCCGATTTGCCAGCCCTGGTCGCTGGCCTGGCCAAACCACGAGCGGTGTGGGTCATGCTGCCGGCAGGCGCACCGACCGAAGACACCATCGACACCTTGAGCACCTTGCTCGAAGCCGGCGATACCATCATCGACGGCGGCAACACCTTCTATAAGGACGACATCCGTCGCGCGAAAACCCTTGCGGAAAAAGGCCTGCACTACATCGACGTCGGCACCTCCGGCGGCGTATGGGGCCTGGAGCGCGGTTACTGCATGATGATCGGCGGCGATGCCGAGACCGTTACTCGCCTTGATCCGCTGTTCAAGACCCTGGCCCCGGGCATGGGCGACATTCCGCGTACCAAGGACCGCAAGTCCGATGACGATCGTGCCGAGCACGGCTACATCCACGCCGGTCCTGCCGGTGCCGGGCATTTCGTCAAGATGATCCACAACGGTATCGAGTACGGAATGATGCAGGCCTTTGCCGAAGGCTTCGACATCCTGAAAACCAAGTCCAGCGAAATCCTGCCGCCAGATCAGCGTTTTGACCTGAACGTCGCCGACATCGCCGAAGTCTGGCGTCGTGGCAGCGTAGTGTCCTCGTGGCTGCTCGACCTGACCGCCGACGCCCTGGCCAGCGATTCGAAACTCGACGGTTATTCCGGTTCCGTAGCGGACAGCGGTGAAGGCCAGTGGACCATCGAGGCCGCCATGGAACAAGCGGTGCCGGTGCCAGTGCTGTCGAACTCGCTGTTCTCCCGCTACCGCTCGCGCGGCCAGGGCACCTTTGGCGACAAAGTCCTCTCCGCCCAGCGCTTCGGCTTCGGTGGCCACAAGGAGACTGCGAAAAAATGA
- the zwf gene encoding glucose-6-phosphate dehydrogenase, which translates to MTHGIRRKSKTEPAPPTTLFLFGAHGDLVKRLLMPALYNLKRDGLLGDGLRIIGVDHNAISDEGFAKKLEDFIRSEVAAKVGKGDQSLDPDVWANLAKGISYVQGDFLDDSTYQALAAKIADSGTGNAVFYLATAPRFFSEVVRRLGASGLLEESPEAFRRVVIEKPFGSDLQTAEALNACLLKVMTEKQIYRIDHYLGKETVQNILVSRFSNSLFEAFWNNHYIDHVQITAAETVGVETRGSFYEHTGALRDMVPNHLFQLLAMVAMEPPAAFGADAVRGEKAKVVGAIRPWSVEEARANSVRGQYTAGEVDGKALPGYREEDKVAPGSTTETYVALKVMIDNWRWVGVPFYLRTGKRMSVRDTEIVICFKPAPYAQFRDTEVDELAPTYLRIQIQPNEGMWFDLLAKRPGQALKMDNIELGFAYKDFFEMQPSTGYETLIYDCLTGDQTLFQRADNIENGWRAVQPFLDAWQQDATVQGYAAGEDGPQAAEGLLTRDGRVWHGLG; encoded by the coding sequence ATGACCCATGGGATCCGCAGGAAATCCAAGACTGAACCCGCGCCACCCACCACGCTGTTCCTGTTCGGCGCCCACGGTGATCTGGTCAAGCGCCTGCTGATGCCGGCGCTGTACAACCTCAAGCGCGACGGTTTACTCGGAGATGGACTGCGGATCATCGGCGTTGACCACAACGCCATCAGCGATGAAGGTTTCGCGAAAAAACTCGAAGACTTCATTCGCAGCGAGGTGGCCGCCAAAGTGGGCAAGGGCGATCAGTCCCTTGATCCGGACGTGTGGGCCAATCTCGCCAAGGGCATCAGCTACGTCCAGGGCGACTTCCTGGACGACAGCACTTATCAAGCGCTGGCGGCGAAAATCGCCGACAGCGGCACTGGCAATGCGGTGTTTTACCTGGCCACCGCGCCGCGTTTTTTCAGTGAAGTGGTGCGCCGACTCGGCGCGTCCGGTTTGCTGGAAGAAAGCCCCGAAGCGTTCCGCAGGGTGGTGATCGAAAAACCCTTCGGTTCCGATCTGCAAACCGCCGAAGCCTTGAACGCCTGCTTGCTCAAGGTCATGACGGAAAAGCAGATCTATCGCATCGATCACTACCTGGGCAAGGAAACCGTGCAGAACATTCTGGTCAGCCGTTTCTCCAACAGCCTGTTCGAAGCGTTCTGGAACAACCACTACATCGACCACGTGCAAATTACCGCCGCCGAAACCGTCGGCGTGGAAACCCGTGGCAGTTTTTACGAACACACCGGAGCCCTGCGGGACATGGTGCCCAATCACCTGTTCCAGCTGCTGGCAATGGTGGCCATGGAGCCACCGGCCGCGTTCGGCGCCGATGCGGTTCGCGGCGAGAAAGCCAAAGTGGTCGGGGCGATCCGTCCCTGGTCGGTGGAGGAGGCCCGGGCCAATTCGGTTCGCGGCCAATACACCGCTGGCGAAGTCGATGGCAAGGCACTGCCGGGTTATCGCGAGGAAGACAAGGTGGCGCCCGGCAGCACCACCGAAACCTATGTCGCACTCAAAGTCATGATCGACAACTGGCGCTGGGTCGGCGTGCCGTTCTACCTGCGCACCGGCAAGCGCATGAGCGTGCGCGACACCGAGATCGTCATCTGCTTCAAACCGGCGCCCTATGCGCAGTTCCGGGATACCGAAGTCGATGAGTTGGCGCCGACGTATCTGCGGATTCAGATTCAACCCAACGAAGGCATGTGGTTCGATCTCCTGGCCAAGCGGCCCGGGCAGGCCCTGAAGATGGATAACATCGAACTGGGGTTTGCCTACAAGGACTTCTTTGAGATGCAGCCATCCACCGGCTATGAAACCCTGATCTACGACTGTCTGACCGGCGATCAGACGCTGTTTCAGCGTGCCGATAACATCGAGAATGGCTGGCGTGCCGTGCAGCCGTTCCTTGATGCCTGGCAGCAGGACGCCACGGTGCAGGGCTATGCTGCGGGTGAAGATGGACCGCAAGCGGCCGAAGGATTACTGACTCGCGATGGACGCGTCTGGCATGGGCTCGGATGA
- a CDS encoding HAD family hydrolase, giving the protein MSELTQQPVRFLLSDMDGTLLLPDHSLSQRTVDAVRSLREAGVLFSLATGRPPKAMLQVIEALGVDLPTAAFNGGTLVNPDGSLLIAHYLPANAALTSLALFADQPDIEVWVFSGGDWLVKDPGGPMVPREQHGLGYPPVTVESFEPFLARIDKIVAASNNTQLLVELEAQLLPKVEGLAQVSRSQPVYLDVTAMQANKGDALATLAEFLGVPLELTAAMGDGGNDPAMFHRAGLSIAMGQAEDEVRRQADVVTGANTEDGAAQAIERYILPRISPHS; this is encoded by the coding sequence ATGAGTGAACTGACGCAACAGCCCGTTCGTTTCCTGCTCAGCGACATGGACGGCACATTGTTGTTGCCCGACCACAGCCTCAGCCAACGCACCGTTGACGCGGTGCGCTCGTTGCGCGAAGCCGGCGTCCTGTTCAGCCTGGCTACCGGCCGCCCACCCAAGGCCATGCTGCAAGTCATTGAAGCCCTGGGCGTCGATCTGCCGACGGCAGCGTTCAATGGCGGCACCCTGGTAAATCCGGACGGCAGTCTGCTGATCGCGCATTATTTGCCCGCCAATGCCGCGTTGACCTCGCTGGCGTTGTTTGCCGATCAACCGGACATTGAGGTTTGGGTCTTCAGTGGGGGCGACTGGTTGGTGAAAGATCCGGGCGGCCCGATGGTGCCACGGGAGCAACATGGCCTCGGTTACCCACCGGTGACGGTCGAAAGCTTCGAGCCATTTCTTGCCCGCATCGACAAGATTGTCGCGGCCAGTAACAACACCCAATTGCTGGTTGAACTCGAGGCACAGTTACTGCCCAAGGTGGAAGGGCTGGCCCAGGTTTCGCGCTCGCAACCGGTGTATCTGGACGTCACTGCGATGCAGGCCAACAAAGGGGACGCGCTGGCGACACTGGCCGAGTTTCTCGGCGTGCCGCTAGAGCTGACGGCGGCCATGGGCGATGGTGGCAACGACCCGGCCATGTTCCATCGCGCCGGGTTGTCGATTGCCATGGGGCAGGCCGAGGACGAAGTGAGGCGCCAGGCTGACGTGGTGACGGGCGCCAACACCGAGGACGGTGCGGCGCAGGCTATTGAGCGCTACATCCTCCCTCGGATAAGCCCACATTCTTGA
- the nhaB gene encoding sodium/proton antiporter NhaB, which yields MSGSMAQAFAHNFLGNSPRWYKACIVGFLILNALVLWTAGPVAAGWLLVLEFIFTLAMALKCYPLMPGGLLLVEALLLKMTTPQALYDELVHNFPVILLLMFMVAGIYFMKDLLLFLFSRLLLGVRSKALLALMFCFLSAFLSAFLDALTVTAVIISAAVGFYSVYHRVASGTDPRQDSAFSDDQNLPTLHHGDLDQFRAFLRSLLMHGAVGTALGGVCTLVGEPQNLLIGHEMGWHFSDFFLKVAPVSLPVLLAGLVTCVLLEKLRWFGYGTLLPDNVRAVLANYAAEDSAERTARQRAALIVQGLAALILIASLAFHIAEVGLIGLMVIVLITAFTGITDEHRLGTAFKDAMPFTSLLVVFFAVVAVIHDQQLFTPLIQWVLALPADQQPGMLFIANGLLSAISDNVFVATIYITEVKRAFISGHMSREHFETLAIAINTGTNLPSVATPNGQAAFLFLLTSAIAPLIRLSYGRMVWMALPYTVVMGVLGWYAVSFWL from the coding sequence ATGTCCGGCTCCATGGCCCAGGCGTTCGCGCATAACTTTCTCGGTAACTCTCCTCGCTGGTATAAGGCTTGTATTGTTGGCTTCCTGATTCTCAATGCCCTGGTGCTGTGGACCGCAGGTCCGGTGGCGGCCGGTTGGTTGCTGGTGCTGGAGTTCATTTTCACCCTGGCCATGGCGCTCAAGTGCTATCCGTTGATGCCCGGCGGCTTGTTGTTGGTTGAAGCGTTGCTGCTGAAAATGACCACTCCACAAGCGCTCTACGATGAACTGGTGCACAACTTCCCGGTGATCCTGCTGCTGATGTTCATGGTGGCCGGCATCTACTTCATGAAGGACCTGTTGCTGTTTCTGTTCTCGCGCCTGTTGCTCGGAGTGCGCTCCAAGGCGCTGCTGGCGTTGATGTTCTGCTTTTTATCAGCGTTTCTGTCGGCTTTTCTTGATGCATTGACCGTCACTGCGGTGATCATCAGCGCCGCCGTCGGGTTTTACTCGGTGTATCACCGCGTTGCCTCGGGCACCGATCCTCGTCAGGACAGCGCATTCAGCGACGATCAAAATCTGCCCACCCTTCACCACGGTGACCTTGATCAGTTCCGCGCATTTCTGCGCAGCCTGCTGATGCACGGCGCAGTGGGTACGGCGCTGGGTGGTGTGTGTACCTTGGTAGGCGAGCCGCAGAACCTGTTGATCGGTCATGAGATGGGCTGGCATTTCTCGGATTTCTTTCTGAAGGTTGCCCCGGTTTCGCTGCCAGTGCTGTTGGCGGGTCTCGTGACCTGCGTGCTGCTGGAGAAACTGCGCTGGTTCGGTTACGGCACGCTACTGCCGGATAACGTCCGCGCCGTGCTGGCCAACTACGCAGCCGAAGACAGCGCCGAACGCACTGCGCGCCAGCGTGCTGCGCTCATCGTGCAAGGGTTGGCGGCGCTGATCCTGATCGCCTCGTTGGCGTTTCATATAGCGGAAGTCGGCTTGATCGGTTTAATGGTGATCGTGTTGATCACCGCGTTCACCGGGATCACCGACGAACACCGTCTGGGCACCGCGTTCAAGGACGCCATGCCGTTTACCTCTTTGTTGGTGGTGTTTTTCGCCGTGGTCGCAGTGATTCATGATCAGCAACTGTTCACACCGCTGATCCAGTGGGTACTGGCCCTGCCGGCCGATCAACAACCGGGCATGCTGTTCATCGCCAACGGCCTGCTCTCGGCGATCAGTGACAACGTGTTCGTGGCGACCATTTACATCACTGAAGTGAAGCGGGCGTTCATCTCCGGGCACATGAGCCGTGAGCATTTCGAAACGTTGGCCATTGCGATCAACACGGGCACCAACCTGCCAAGCGTGGCGACGCCGAACGGCCAGGCTGCGTTTCTGTTTCTGTTGACGTCGGCGATTGCGCCGCTGATTCGGCTATCGTACGGACGGATGGTGTGGATGGCGTTGCCGTATACCGTGGTGATGGGAGTTTTAGGCTGGTACGCCGTGAGTTTCTGGCTGTAA
- a CDS encoding sigma-54 dependent transcriptional regulator encodes MSEAPALRRLLVVDPCDDCHRLLPGLRSVGWDVDSCTLGNATDRTCDVGLLRLQPFHLEHPDAVKEVISRSGTEWIAVLNQEVLRLQNVGDFVCEWFFDFHTLPFDVSRVQVTLGRAFGMARLRGQGTVHIDKLEHELLGDSKPIRELRKLLSKLAPTESPVLIRGESGTGKELVARTLHRQSLRHNKPFVAINCGAIPEHLIQSELFGHEKGAFTGAHQRKVGRIEAANGGTLFLDEIGDLPLELQANLLRFLQEKHIERVGGSQPIPVDVRVLAATHVDLEEAIEKKRFREDLYYRLNVLQVATAPLRERNGDLSMLANHFSHFYSHETGRRPRSFSEDALIAMGKHDWPGNVRELANRVRRGLVLAEGRQIEARDLGLINHHVVAATMGTLEDYKHQAERQALCDVLNRHSDNLSNAAKVLGISRPTFYRLLHKHQIR; translated from the coding sequence ATGAGCGAAGCTCCTGCCTTACGACGTCTATTAGTGGTTGATCCTTGCGACGACTGCCATCGCCTGCTACCGGGATTACGTTCCGTAGGTTGGGACGTTGACAGCTGTACGCTGGGTAACGCTACCGATCGAACCTGCGACGTTGGTTTGTTACGCCTACAACCTTTCCATCTTGAGCACCCGGATGCGGTCAAAGAGGTGATCAGCCGCAGTGGCACCGAGTGGATCGCCGTGCTCAATCAGGAAGTCCTGCGCCTACAGAATGTCGGGGACTTTGTTTGCGAGTGGTTTTTCGATTTTCATACCTTGCCGTTCGATGTCTCCAGGGTTCAGGTCACACTGGGCCGCGCCTTTGGCATGGCGCGCCTGCGCGGGCAGGGTACGGTTCATATCGATAAGCTTGAACACGAATTGCTGGGCGACAGCAAGCCTATACGCGAATTGCGCAAGTTATTGAGCAAACTGGCGCCCACCGAGTCACCGGTGTTGATTCGCGGTGAAAGCGGGACAGGTAAAGAACTGGTCGCCCGCACGCTGCACCGGCAATCCCTGCGTCACAATAAGCCCTTTGTCGCGATCAATTGCGGCGCGATACCCGAGCACCTGATCCAGTCCGAACTTTTCGGCCACGAGAAGGGGGCCTTTACGGGCGCTCATCAACGCAAGGTCGGGCGGATTGAAGCGGCTAACGGCGGCACGCTGTTTCTCGACGAGATCGGTGATCTACCCCTGGAGTTGCAAGCAAACCTGTTGCGTTTCCTCCAGGAAAAGCACATCGAGCGAGTAGGCGGCAGTCAGCCGATTCCCGTGGATGTTCGGGTGTTGGCCGCGACCCATGTCGATCTTGAAGAGGCGATCGAGAAGAAACGCTTTCGCGAGGATCTTTACTATCGCCTGAACGTGTTGCAGGTGGCGACCGCCCCCCTGCGTGAGCGCAATGGCGATCTGTCGATGCTGGCCAACCACTTTTCCCATTTCTACAGCCATGAAACCGGCCGCCGTCCGCGCAGCTTCAGTGAAGACGCCTTGATTGCAATGGGCAAGCATGACTGGCCGGGCAATGTTCGCGAGCTGGCCAACAGGGTGCGTCGCGGGTTGGTACTGGCCGAAGGCCGGCAGATCGAGGCGCGAGATCTGGGGCTGATCAACCATCATGTCGTTGCCGCGACGATGGGCACGCTGGAAGATTACAAGCACCAGGCAGAGCGCCAGGCCTTGTGCGATGTACTTAATCGCCACAGCGATAATCTGAGCAATGCCGCGAAGGTGTTGGGGATATCCAGACCAACGTTCTACCGCCTGCTGCACAAACATCAAATCCGCTAA
- a CDS encoding C39 family peptidase — translation MRIIALAFLLCVAGVIEAAQMPLSILPGGAVVYKPIQSIRERKFSDLVQQKTDFSCGAAALATILRQAYWLDVNEEQIIEGMLANSDHDLVRVQGFSMLDMKRYVESIGMRARGYRVAQETLSEIKIPVVVLMDIRGYKHFVVMQRVHNGWVYIGDPVLGHKRYKVDDFVKGWNGIIFAVIGQGYDKTNALLDPPLPLTAKNRVNAFSPVQDAELMDFGFIQSDFF, via the coding sequence ATGCGCATTATCGCCTTGGCATTTCTGCTTTGCGTGGCCGGTGTGATCGAGGCTGCACAAATGCCGCTTTCCATCCTGCCGGGCGGAGCGGTGGTGTACAAGCCAATCCAGAGCATCCGCGAGCGCAAATTTTCAGACCTGGTGCAACAAAAAACCGACTTCAGTTGCGGTGCCGCTGCGCTGGCGACCATCTTGCGTCAGGCTTATTGGCTGGACGTGAATGAAGAACAAATCATTGAAGGCATGCTGGCAAACTCCGATCACGACCTTGTCCGCGTCCAGGGTTTCTCCATGCTGGACATGAAGCGTTACGTGGAAAGTATCGGCATGCGGGCCCGTGGCTACCGTGTAGCCCAGGAAACCTTGAGCGAAATCAAAATCCCGGTGGTGGTACTCATGGACATCCGTGGCTACAAGCATTTTGTGGTCATGCAAAGAGTTCATAACGGCTGGGTGTATATCGGAGATCCGGTACTCGGACATAAACGTTACAAAGTCGACGATTTTGTCAAAGGCTGGAACGGCATCATCTTCGCCGTCATCGGCCAGGGCTACGACAAAACCAATGCGTTGCTCGATCCCCCCCTGCCACTCACCGCCAAGAATCGAGTCAACGCCTTCAGCCCGGTGCAAGACGCTGAGTTGATGGATTTCGGATTCATCCAAAGCGACTTCTTCTAA